From Peromyscus maniculatus bairdii isolate BWxNUB_F1_BW_parent chromosome 8, HU_Pman_BW_mat_3.1, whole genome shotgun sequence, a single genomic window includes:
- the Aatk gene encoding serine/threonine-protein kinase LMTK1 isoform X1: MPIALPALAMSSSFFNPSFAFSSHFDPDGAPLSELSWSSSLAVVAVSFSGLFTVIVLMLACLCCKKGGIGFKEFENAEGDEYVADFSEQGSPAAAAQNGPDVYVLPLTEVSLPMAKQPGRSVQLLKSTDLGRHSLLYLKEIGHGWFGKVFLGEVHSGVSGTQVVVKELKASASVQEQMQFLEEAQPYRALQHSNLLQCLAQCAEVTPYLLVMEFCPLGDLKGYLRSCRVTESMAPDPLTLQRMACEVACGVLHLHRHNYVHSDLALRNCLLTADLTVKVGDYGLSHCKYREDYLVTTDQLWVPLRWIAPELVDEVHGNLLVVDQTKTSNVWSLGVTIWELFELGAQPYPQHSDRQVLAYAVREQQLKLPKPQLQLSLSDRWYEVMQFCWLQPEQRPTAEEVHLLLSYLCAKGTTELEEEFERRWRSLRPGGGTGLGSGSTGPAVAAAELTAASSFPLLEQFTGDGFHVDSDDVLTVTETSHGLNFEYKWEAGCGAEAFPPPGGVSSPGSASRLQELCAPDSSPPGVVPVLSAHSPSVGSEYFIRLEGAVPAAGHDPDCAGCAPSPEAVTDQDNNSEDSTTTSLVMEPLLGHAPPVGGLWGPRDHHSCRRQEPPCPSRSPSPGTPMLPAEDIDWGVATFCPPFFDDPLSASPSGSPEAQASPSDEELEGEKTGKAAAQCGHWSSNVSANNNSGSRDPESWDPGYVSSFTDSYRDDLSSLEQTPRASPELGHPLSQEDPREFLPGLAAASPGPEPSHCFSLLPLCPAKGLAPASCLATRPWTEAAAGGGDNPQVEPKLAQEAESSAESQLSLPSVPSPSHEGAPLPSEEASAPDLLPAPPTPAAGSRVTVPMPALTLDSCGSSLGQEAPSSEDEDATEATSGVFTDLSSDGPHPEKPGITPALRCLQKQVGTPDSLDSLDIPSSASDGGCEVLSPLAAGPPAGQPRAVDSGYDTENYESPEFVLKEAHESSEPEAFGELASEGESPGPETLLSVSLGGLSKKNPYRDSAYFSDLDAESESTFGPEKCSGVQDSQKEQDLKSPPSSGHQSVQAFPGPDVPREDPDTSPGETLPPAQQPEEPLPDGRGPEPLGAQAPVEGQPVPSPSHSKCFLLTSVPLSSEGNGMAPQGPPGQLSGPAQLGRTGSPSTPRSPLCLALPGHAGALEGRPEDEEDSEDSDESDEELRCYSIQEPSEDSEEEPPAVPVVVAESQSARNLRSLLKMPSLLSEAFCEDLERKKKAVSFFDDVTVYLFDQESPTRETGEPFPSTKESLPTFLEGSPGSPSAPGLPRRADHLPDSSTPEQGSRFEWDDDFPPAPGKAAMVTALDPADPVLATPTTPAAPLSRFTVSPTPASRFSITHVSDSDAQSVGGPAASAGGRYTEA; encoded by the exons ACGGCGCTCCGCTCAGTGAGCTGTCCTGGTCGTCCTCCCTCGCGGTGGTGGCTGTATCCTTCTCGGGGCTCTTCACTGTCATCGTCCTCATGCTGGCCTGCCTGTGCTGTAAGAAGGGCGGCATTGGGTTCAAG GAGTTTGAGAACGCCGAGGGGGACGAGTATGTGGCCGACTTCTCGGAGCAGGGCTCCCCGGCCGCAGCCGCGCAGAACGGCCCTGATGTGTatgtcctgcccctcactgaggTCTCCTTGCCCATGGCCAAGCAGCCCGGCCGCTCAG TGCAACTTCTCAAGTCCACGGACCTGGGCCGGCACAGCCTCCTGTACCTGAAGGAGATTGGCCACGGCTGGTTTGGGAAG GTGTTCTTGGGGGAGGTACACTCGGGCGTCAGTGGCACACAGGTGGTGGTGAAGGAGCTGAAGGCCAGCGCCAGCGTGCAGGAGCAGATGCAGTTCTTGGAGGAGGCGCAGCCCTACAG GGCTCTGCAGCACAGCAACCTGCTTCAGTGCCTGGCCCAGTGTGCTGAGGTGACCCCCTACCTGCTGGTTATGGAGTTCTGTCCGCTG GGGGACCTCAAAGGTTATCTACGGAGCTGCCGGGTGACAGAGTCCATGGCGCCTGACCCGCTGACCTTGCAACGCATGGCCTGTGAGGTGGCCTGTGGGGTCTTGCATCTACATCGTCACAACTACGTGCACAG TGACCTGGCCCTGAGGAACTGCCTGCTAACGGCTGACCTGACGGTGAAGGTTGGTGACTATGGCCTGTCACATTGCAAATACAGG GAAGACTACCTCGTGACCACTGACCAGCTGTGGGTGCCGTTGCGCTGGATTGCGCCAGAGCTGGTAGACGAGGTGCATGGCAACCTACTGGTGGTAGATCAGACCAAGACCAGCAATGTGTG GTCCCTGGGTGTGACCATCTGGGAGCTCTTTGAGTTGGGTGCACAGCCCTATCCCCAGCACTCGGACCGGCAGGTGCTGGCTTACGCCGTCCGAGAGCAGCAGCTGAAGTTGCCCAAGCCCCAGCTGCAGCTCTCTCTGTCTGATCGCTG GTACGAAGTGATGCAATTCTGCTGGCTACAGCCAGAGCAGAGGCCCACAGCCGAAGAGGTCCACCTGCTGCTGTCCTACTTGTGCGCCAAGGGCACCACAGAGTTGGAGGAGGAGTTTGAGCGGCGCTGGCGTTCCCTGCGGCCCGGTGGCGGCACGGGCCTGGGGTCAGGTTCCACCGGGCCAGCGGTTGCTGCTGCCGAGCTCACCGCTGCCTCGTCTTTCCCACTGCTGGAGCAGTTCACCGGCGACGGCTTTCACGTGGACAGCGACGACGTGCTGACAGTAACCGAAACAAGCCACGGCCTCAACTTTGAATACAAGTGGGAGGCTGGCTGTGGCGCGGAGGCATTCCCACCCCCGGGGGGTGTGTCCAGCCCAGGCTCGGCTTCACGCCTGCAGGAGCTGTGTGCACCTGACAGCTCTCCACCGGGAGTGGTGCCGGTGCTCAGTGCCCACAGCCCCTCGGTGGGCAGCGAGTACTTCATCCGCCTAGAGGGGGCAGTGCCTGCCGCTGGCCATGATCCGGACTGTGCCGGCTGCGCTCCCAGCCCCGAAGCTGTGACTGACCAAGACAATAACTCAGAGGACAGCACTACCACATCCCTCGTCATGGAACCGCTGCTGGGCCATGCACCCCCCGTCGGGGGCCTGTGGGGGCCCCGTGACCACCACTCGTGCAGGAGGCAGGAGCCACCCTGCCCCTCACGCTCACCCTCTCCCGGGACCCCGATGCTGCCAGCTGAAGACATAGACTGGGGTGTGGCTACCTTCTGCCCACCCTTCTTCGATGACCCGCTGAGTGCATCTCCCTCTGGCAGTCCTGAGGCCCAGGCATCTCCCAGCGATGAGGAGCTGGAGGGGGAAAAGACAGGGAAGGCTGCTGCTCAGTGTGGACACTGGAGCTCTAACGTGTCAGCCAATAATAACAGTGGCAGCCGAGACCCAGAATCTTGGGATCCTGGCTATGTGAGCAGCTTCACAGACAGCTACAGGGATGACCTCTCCAGCCTAGAGCAGACCCCACGGGCCTCCCCTGAGCTGGGCCACCCCCTGTCCCAGGAGGATCCCAGAGAATTCCTGCCTGGGCTAGCAGCAGCCTCCCCTGGTCCGGAGCCAAGCCACTGCTTCagcctgctccctctgtgtcctgcCAAAGGCCTGgcacctgcttcctgcctggccacacgCCCCTGGACAGAGGCAGCTGCAGGTGGGGGCGATAACCCCCAGGTGGAACCCAAACttgcccaggaggcagagagctctGCGGAATCCCAGCTATCTCttccttctgtcccctccccatcccacgaAGGAGCCCCACTTCCCTCGGAGGAGGCAAGCGCTCCCgacctcctgcctgcccctcccacGCCCGCTGCTGGCAGCCGGGTGACTGTCCCCATGCCGGCCCTCACCCTGGACAGCTGCGGCAGTTCTCTGGGGCAAGAGGCACCTAGCAGTGAGGACGAGGACGCCACTGAGGCTACGTCAGGAGTCTTCACCGACCTGTCCAGTGATGGCCCTCACCCTGAGAAGCCAGGCATAACACCAGCCTTGCGCTGTCTGCAGAAGCAGGTGGGGACCCCCGACTCCCTCGACTCTCTGGACATCCCGTCCTCAGCCAGCGATGGCGGCTGTGAGGTCTTGAGCCCGTTGGCTGCTGGTCCCCCTGCTGGGCAGCCCCGTGCCGTGGACAGTGGTTATGATACAGAGAACTACGAGTCTCCAGAGTTTGTGCTCAAAGAGGCACATGAGTCTAGTGAGCCTGAGGCCTTTGGGGAGCTAGCCTCAGAGGGTGAGAGCCCAGGGCCGGAGACTTTGCTCTCTGTCTCCCTTGGTGGCCTCAGCAAGAAGAACCCCTACCGAGACTCTGCCTATTTCTCGGATCTGGACGCTGAGTCCGAATCCACCTTTGGCCCTGAGAAGTGCAGTGGGGTCCAGGACTCCCAAAAGGAGCAAGACCTGAAGAGCCCACCTAGCTCAGGGCACCAGTCTGTGCAGGCTTTCCCCGGGCCTGACGTGCCCAGGGAGGACCCAGATACTAGCCCCGGGGAGACGCTGCCTCCAGCACAGCAGCCAGAGGAGCCCTTGCCAGATGGCCGCGGGCCAGAGCCTCTTGGGGCTCAAGCCCCAGTTGAGGGGCAGCCTGTGCCCAGCCCTAGTCATTCCAAATGTTTCCTGCTGACCTCAGTCCCCCTGAGCTCAGAAGGCAATGGCATGGCGCCCCAGGGGCCCCCAGGACAGTTGTCAGGGCCAGCCCAGCTCGGGCGGACGGGGAGCCCTAGCACACCCAGATCCCcgctctgcctggccctgcctggccaCGCTGGGGCTTTGGAGGGCCGGCCAGAGGACGAAGAGGACAGTGAAGACAGTGACGAATCTGATGAGGAGCTTCGATGCTACAGCATCCAGGAGCCCAGCGAGGACAGTGAGGAGGAGCCGCCAGCGGTGCCTGTGGTAGTGGCTGAGAGCCAGAGTGCCCGAAATCTGCGGAGCTTGCTGAAGATGCCCAGCCTTCTGTCTGAGGCCTTCTGCGAGGACCTGGAGCGCAAGAAGAAGGCCGTGTCCTTCTTTGATGACGTCACGGTCTACCTCTTCGACCAG GAGAGCCCCACCCGAGAGACTGGGGAGCCATTCCCCAGCACGAAGGAATCACTCCCCACGTTCCTGGAGGGTAGCCCCGGCTCGCCCAGTGCCCCTGGCCTGCCGCGGCGAGCTGACCACTTGCCGGACAGCTCCACTCCTGAACAGG GTAGTAGGTTCGAATGGGATGATGATTTCCCGCCGGCGCCGGGCAAGGCTGCTATGGTGACCGCACTGGACCCTGCTGACCCTGTCCTGGCCACGCCTACCACGCCAGCCGCACCCCTCTCCCGGTTCACCGTGTCTCCCACACCTGCCTCCCGCTTCTCCATCACTCACGTGTCTGACTCGGATGCCCAGTCGGTGGGAG GCCCAGCAGCAAGTGCTGGGGGCCGATACACAGAGGCTTGA
- the Aatk gene encoding serine/threonine-protein kinase LMTK1 isoform X3 → MLACLCCKKGGIGFKEFENAEGDEYVADFSEQGSPAAAAQNGPDVYVLPLTEVSLPMAKQPGRSVQLLKSTDLGRHSLLYLKEIGHGWFGKVFLGEVHSGVSGTQVVVKELKASASVQEQMQFLEEAQPYRALQHSNLLQCLAQCAEVTPYLLVMEFCPLGDLKGYLRSCRVTESMAPDPLTLQRMACEVACGVLHLHRHNYVHSDLALRNCLLTADLTVKVGDYGLSHCKYREDYLVTTDQLWVPLRWIAPELVDEVHGNLLVVDQTKTSNVWSLGVTIWELFELGAQPYPQHSDRQVLAYAVREQQLKLPKPQLQLSLSDRWYEVMQFCWLQPEQRPTAEEVHLLLSYLCAKGTTELEEEFERRWRSLRPGGGTGLGSGSTGPAVAAAELTAASSFPLLEQFTGDGFHVDSDDVLTVTETSHGLNFEYKWEAGCGAEAFPPPGGVSSPGSASRLQELCAPDSSPPGVVPVLSAHSPSVGSEYFIRLEGAVPAAGHDPDCAGCAPSPEAVTDQDNNSEDSTTTSLVMEPLLGHAPPVGGLWGPRDHHSCRRQEPPCPSRSPSPGTPMLPAEDIDWGVATFCPPFFDDPLSASPSGSPEAQASPSDEELEGEKTGKAAAQCGHWSSNVSANNNSGSRDPESWDPGYVSSFTDSYRDDLSSLEQTPRASPELGHPLSQEDPREFLPGLAAASPGPEPSHCFSLLPLCPAKGLAPASCLATRPWTEAAAGGGDNPQVEPKLAQEAESSAESQLSLPSVPSPSHEGAPLPSEEASAPDLLPAPPTPAAGSRVTVPMPALTLDSCGSSLGQEAPSSEDEDATEATSGVFTDLSSDGPHPEKPGITPALRCLQKQVGTPDSLDSLDIPSSASDGGCEVLSPLAAGPPAGQPRAVDSGYDTENYESPEFVLKEAHESSEPEAFGELASEGESPGPETLLSVSLGGLSKKNPYRDSAYFSDLDAESESTFGPEKCSGVQDSQKEQDLKSPPSSGHQSVQAFPGPDVPREDPDTSPGETLPPAQQPEEPLPDGRGPEPLGAQAPVEGQPVPSPSHSKCFLLTSVPLSSEGNGMAPQGPPGQLSGPAQLGRTGSPSTPRSPLCLALPGHAGALEGRPEDEEDSEDSDESDEELRCYSIQEPSEDSEEEPPAVPVVVAESQSARNLRSLLKMPSLLSEAFCEDLERKKKAVSFFDDVTVYLFDQESPTRETGEPFPSTKESLPTFLEGSPGSPSAPGLPRRADHLPDSSTPEQGSRFEWDDDFPPAPGKAAMVTALDPADPVLATPTTPAAPLSRFTVSPTPASRFSITHVSDSDAQSVGGPAASAGGRYTEA, encoded by the exons ATGCTGGCCTGCCTGTGCTGTAAGAAGGGCGGCATTGGGTTCAAG GAGTTTGAGAACGCCGAGGGGGACGAGTATGTGGCCGACTTCTCGGAGCAGGGCTCCCCGGCCGCAGCCGCGCAGAACGGCCCTGATGTGTatgtcctgcccctcactgaggTCTCCTTGCCCATGGCCAAGCAGCCCGGCCGCTCAG TGCAACTTCTCAAGTCCACGGACCTGGGCCGGCACAGCCTCCTGTACCTGAAGGAGATTGGCCACGGCTGGTTTGGGAAG GTGTTCTTGGGGGAGGTACACTCGGGCGTCAGTGGCACACAGGTGGTGGTGAAGGAGCTGAAGGCCAGCGCCAGCGTGCAGGAGCAGATGCAGTTCTTGGAGGAGGCGCAGCCCTACAG GGCTCTGCAGCACAGCAACCTGCTTCAGTGCCTGGCCCAGTGTGCTGAGGTGACCCCCTACCTGCTGGTTATGGAGTTCTGTCCGCTG GGGGACCTCAAAGGTTATCTACGGAGCTGCCGGGTGACAGAGTCCATGGCGCCTGACCCGCTGACCTTGCAACGCATGGCCTGTGAGGTGGCCTGTGGGGTCTTGCATCTACATCGTCACAACTACGTGCACAG TGACCTGGCCCTGAGGAACTGCCTGCTAACGGCTGACCTGACGGTGAAGGTTGGTGACTATGGCCTGTCACATTGCAAATACAGG GAAGACTACCTCGTGACCACTGACCAGCTGTGGGTGCCGTTGCGCTGGATTGCGCCAGAGCTGGTAGACGAGGTGCATGGCAACCTACTGGTGGTAGATCAGACCAAGACCAGCAATGTGTG GTCCCTGGGTGTGACCATCTGGGAGCTCTTTGAGTTGGGTGCACAGCCCTATCCCCAGCACTCGGACCGGCAGGTGCTGGCTTACGCCGTCCGAGAGCAGCAGCTGAAGTTGCCCAAGCCCCAGCTGCAGCTCTCTCTGTCTGATCGCTG GTACGAAGTGATGCAATTCTGCTGGCTACAGCCAGAGCAGAGGCCCACAGCCGAAGAGGTCCACCTGCTGCTGTCCTACTTGTGCGCCAAGGGCACCACAGAGTTGGAGGAGGAGTTTGAGCGGCGCTGGCGTTCCCTGCGGCCCGGTGGCGGCACGGGCCTGGGGTCAGGTTCCACCGGGCCAGCGGTTGCTGCTGCCGAGCTCACCGCTGCCTCGTCTTTCCCACTGCTGGAGCAGTTCACCGGCGACGGCTTTCACGTGGACAGCGACGACGTGCTGACAGTAACCGAAACAAGCCACGGCCTCAACTTTGAATACAAGTGGGAGGCTGGCTGTGGCGCGGAGGCATTCCCACCCCCGGGGGGTGTGTCCAGCCCAGGCTCGGCTTCACGCCTGCAGGAGCTGTGTGCACCTGACAGCTCTCCACCGGGAGTGGTGCCGGTGCTCAGTGCCCACAGCCCCTCGGTGGGCAGCGAGTACTTCATCCGCCTAGAGGGGGCAGTGCCTGCCGCTGGCCATGATCCGGACTGTGCCGGCTGCGCTCCCAGCCCCGAAGCTGTGACTGACCAAGACAATAACTCAGAGGACAGCACTACCACATCCCTCGTCATGGAACCGCTGCTGGGCCATGCACCCCCCGTCGGGGGCCTGTGGGGGCCCCGTGACCACCACTCGTGCAGGAGGCAGGAGCCACCCTGCCCCTCACGCTCACCCTCTCCCGGGACCCCGATGCTGCCAGCTGAAGACATAGACTGGGGTGTGGCTACCTTCTGCCCACCCTTCTTCGATGACCCGCTGAGTGCATCTCCCTCTGGCAGTCCTGAGGCCCAGGCATCTCCCAGCGATGAGGAGCTGGAGGGGGAAAAGACAGGGAAGGCTGCTGCTCAGTGTGGACACTGGAGCTCTAACGTGTCAGCCAATAATAACAGTGGCAGCCGAGACCCAGAATCTTGGGATCCTGGCTATGTGAGCAGCTTCACAGACAGCTACAGGGATGACCTCTCCAGCCTAGAGCAGACCCCACGGGCCTCCCCTGAGCTGGGCCACCCCCTGTCCCAGGAGGATCCCAGAGAATTCCTGCCTGGGCTAGCAGCAGCCTCCCCTGGTCCGGAGCCAAGCCACTGCTTCagcctgctccctctgtgtcctgcCAAAGGCCTGgcacctgcttcctgcctggccacacgCCCCTGGACAGAGGCAGCTGCAGGTGGGGGCGATAACCCCCAGGTGGAACCCAAACttgcccaggaggcagagagctctGCGGAATCCCAGCTATCTCttccttctgtcccctccccatcccacgaAGGAGCCCCACTTCCCTCGGAGGAGGCAAGCGCTCCCgacctcctgcctgcccctcccacGCCCGCTGCTGGCAGCCGGGTGACTGTCCCCATGCCGGCCCTCACCCTGGACAGCTGCGGCAGTTCTCTGGGGCAAGAGGCACCTAGCAGTGAGGACGAGGACGCCACTGAGGCTACGTCAGGAGTCTTCACCGACCTGTCCAGTGATGGCCCTCACCCTGAGAAGCCAGGCATAACACCAGCCTTGCGCTGTCTGCAGAAGCAGGTGGGGACCCCCGACTCCCTCGACTCTCTGGACATCCCGTCCTCAGCCAGCGATGGCGGCTGTGAGGTCTTGAGCCCGTTGGCTGCTGGTCCCCCTGCTGGGCAGCCCCGTGCCGTGGACAGTGGTTATGATACAGAGAACTACGAGTCTCCAGAGTTTGTGCTCAAAGAGGCACATGAGTCTAGTGAGCCTGAGGCCTTTGGGGAGCTAGCCTCAGAGGGTGAGAGCCCAGGGCCGGAGACTTTGCTCTCTGTCTCCCTTGGTGGCCTCAGCAAGAAGAACCCCTACCGAGACTCTGCCTATTTCTCGGATCTGGACGCTGAGTCCGAATCCACCTTTGGCCCTGAGAAGTGCAGTGGGGTCCAGGACTCCCAAAAGGAGCAAGACCTGAAGAGCCCACCTAGCTCAGGGCACCAGTCTGTGCAGGCTTTCCCCGGGCCTGACGTGCCCAGGGAGGACCCAGATACTAGCCCCGGGGAGACGCTGCCTCCAGCACAGCAGCCAGAGGAGCCCTTGCCAGATGGCCGCGGGCCAGAGCCTCTTGGGGCTCAAGCCCCAGTTGAGGGGCAGCCTGTGCCCAGCCCTAGTCATTCCAAATGTTTCCTGCTGACCTCAGTCCCCCTGAGCTCAGAAGGCAATGGCATGGCGCCCCAGGGGCCCCCAGGACAGTTGTCAGGGCCAGCCCAGCTCGGGCGGACGGGGAGCCCTAGCACACCCAGATCCCcgctctgcctggccctgcctggccaCGCTGGGGCTTTGGAGGGCCGGCCAGAGGACGAAGAGGACAGTGAAGACAGTGACGAATCTGATGAGGAGCTTCGATGCTACAGCATCCAGGAGCCCAGCGAGGACAGTGAGGAGGAGCCGCCAGCGGTGCCTGTGGTAGTGGCTGAGAGCCAGAGTGCCCGAAATCTGCGGAGCTTGCTGAAGATGCCCAGCCTTCTGTCTGAGGCCTTCTGCGAGGACCTGGAGCGCAAGAAGAAGGCCGTGTCCTTCTTTGATGACGTCACGGTCTACCTCTTCGACCAG GAGAGCCCCACCCGAGAGACTGGGGAGCCATTCCCCAGCACGAAGGAATCACTCCCCACGTTCCTGGAGGGTAGCCCCGGCTCGCCCAGTGCCCCTGGCCTGCCGCGGCGAGCTGACCACTTGCCGGACAGCTCCACTCCTGAACAGG GTAGTAGGTTCGAATGGGATGATGATTTCCCGCCGGCGCCGGGCAAGGCTGCTATGGTGACCGCACTGGACCCTGCTGACCCTGTCCTGGCCACGCCTACCACGCCAGCCGCACCCCTCTCCCGGTTCACCGTGTCTCCCACACCTGCCTCCCGCTTCTCCATCACTCACGTGTCTGACTCGGATGCCCAGTCGGTGGGAG GCCCAGCAGCAAGTGCTGGGGGCCGATACACAGAGGCTTGA